A window from Acidobacteriota bacterium encodes these proteins:
- a CDS encoding phage regulatory CII family protein, giving the protein MRTLDQVVATTIRRYRGGEGIEDLADALGIKPGMLYRLSNPLDEEARINSKHLIPLMEKTRDYSILKHIAARLGFLCVRLPRVRSAREAEIADYQRRQAEAIRALLGFFAGERGQEDTLAAIRAELEAAAGWAKAVESHQTPSLFEEDPA; this is encoded by the coding sequence ATGCGAACGCTGGACCAGGTGGTGGCCACCACGATCCGCCGGTACCGGGGCGGCGAGGGCATCGAAGACCTCGCGGACGCCCTCGGCATCAAGCCCGGCATGCTCTACCGCCTCAGTAACCCCCTCGACGAAGAGGCCAGAATCAACAGCAAGCACCTGATCCCCCTCATGGAAAAGACCCGCGACTACAGCATCCTCAAACACATTGCGGCCCGCCTTGGCTTTCTCTGCGTCCGCCTACCCCGGGTGCGCTCCGCCCGCGAGGCGGAGATCGCCGACTACCAGCGCCGCCAAGCCGAGGCCATCCGCGCGCTCCTGGGCTTCTTCGCAGGCGAGCGTGGGCAAGAGGACACCCTCGCCGCGATCCGTGCCGAGCTCGAGGCGGCCGCCGGGTGGGCAAAAGCCGTCGAGAGCCACCAGACCCCCTCCCTCTTCGAGGAGGACCCGGCGTGA